In Pyrus communis chromosome 11, drPyrComm1.1, whole genome shotgun sequence, the sequence CGTGTAAGTatgcgtcgctttaaaccgacgttaGGGTTAGtgtcgctttaaagcgacaCTGTGTAGTGGCGGATTAAGCTCAAAAAGCGACGCTGAAGCCCTTTTGCGACCCTAGCAATAGTGTCGCTATTGAAAAGCGACATTACATTATGTAATGTCGGATTTGTGCCAAATTTTCGACAGAAAGTTGATTTCTCGTCGGTTTGTCCTCCGCCGGTGATAGCATATATTGTAGTAGTGTGAGTTCCCATGCTAAAATATTACATGTATATAAACCATCAACCTCTGAAATTTGTAGCTTGCAACTTGCAAGGCTTAAAAATGTGGAATATATAAACTATGATTTCTAATACTTACCCGACCAGCAAGCGTCACGGAATCTTCAAAGATCTTCCGTCTTTGTATAAAACAGATACATTATAGCAAAATCAAGGATCTTCCGACATGGAAAAGAAGAGTTGAATGTCGAGGTTTTTCTTAAggttcacacacacacacacacacacacacacacatatatatatatatataatttttacaTTCACAAAACGAAACATGACTGAACCCTATCGACCTTCTGGCAAACTAACGGTGAGTTCATTGTTTGAAAAACTAGCAGGTGTTTGACGAGAAGAACCAACAGCACAGGCACTCTTATGTATTAAGAAAGCAGGTTCTTTGAAGGGTGGAAGTGATGTAGCTTCATTGCTTTGTATCATACAAATTACTGAAGACATTGTTGGTCGATCAGCTGGAGCTTCTTGAACACACAATAACCCTACATGGATACACCTCAAAGCTTCATCAAGTTGGCACGTTTCCCTTAACGATTCATCAATAACCTCGATTCCTCTTCCTTCTTGCCATAACTTCCATGCCTAGGAAAATAACATGCATGTATATAAACGCATCATTCTTGCAAGGCTTAAAAAAAGAAGGGATATAAACTAGGATTTCTAGTACTTACCCATCCAGCAAGTGTAAGCGGATCTTCAGAACCATGAAAAGCAGAATTCCGCTTTCCGCTCACAATCTCTAAGAGTAACACTCCAAAGCTAAACACATCTAATTTTTCTGAAAAACGGCCATAGAGGGCATACTCAGGCGACATGTAACCACTGCATGAATGGTAGAGAAGTCAACATTAAAGACTGCATAAGATTTACATATGAAGGAAACATTGTAACTTACAATGTCCCAACAACCCTGTTTGTATTTGCCTCAGTTTGATCCATCCCGAAAATTTTTGCCATCCCAAAGTCTGAAATTTTGGGTTTCATTGTTCCATCCAACAGAACGTTGCTTGCTTTTAGGTCCCTGTGAATGATTTTCAATCTAGAATACTTGTGGATATAAAGTACTCCTTGAGCAACACCTTCTAAAATTCGAAAGCGTGTACGCCAATCCAGTTTTGTCTTTTCAGATGAATCTAATTGCACAAACCGTAAAGAAGAATGATTTTAATGTTGCAAAGAGGCAATAAAATGTGATGCTCAGGAAGTCGACAATATGAAAGAATTAATGGTAGAAGTGGAGAGCAtataccaaacaaaaatttgtcCAAACTTCGATTGGGCATGTATTCGTAGATCAACATCATTTCCTCGTCTTCAATACAGCAACCCAACAGCCTAACAAGATTGGTATGTTGGAGTTTGGCTATAAGCTTTAACTCATTCATGAACTCCTGATGCCCTTGCCCTGACTTCTTTGACAACCTTTTTATGGCTACTTCTTCATTTGCAATCAAAATCCCCTGCAGAGGATGGAAAATTCCAGAATAAAGGAACCGCTAAACTCCTTAACGATGAAACTTAATTTGGGACATCGATAAGAAATATTCAAAAGAAATGATGAAGAACTATTACTGTGCTAGCATGTAGTGCACACAGTGGAAGGGTCACCTTATAAACAGGACCAAATCCTCCCTCTCCGAGTTTATTAGCTTCAGAGAAGTTATTTGTAGCAGCTGCTATACTCCTTAAACTGAAGAGTGGTAGTTCGGGGTCATTCTTTCCGCCTCTAAGGCTAAAATTTCTTATAGACTCGCTTATGCTCCTTCCTACGCTCCCTGTTTGAGTCTAATTGTTATAGCACCATTCATTTGTGTGTaaattggagagagagagagagagagagagaaagatggtgGCGTGTGGTAGTACTACCTTCATTTCTCAATATTTTCGTCCACAATAAATAGCCAAAAATTATTGTAAGCAATCCTGCTGTTGTTGAGACTATTGGGATTACAAGGGACAGCTTATCAACATGACCCTTACCGCCTGCAACCAACAAAAAAGGCTTCATTTTCTGGCTAAATTTTGTTGTCTCTTGTCTGCTAAGAATATAAATTGACACAGAAAGCAGCGAAAGAAACAAAACTAACATACCTTGATCAGAGCGGTGAACACGAATATACATGGTTTGCCCAAGCCAATGATTCTCGACGAGATCCGTCAAGTCATCAAGCCATGTCAAGCATTTTACAGTACCTCCTTCTATCACATTTGAATAAGCATAAGCTGTGCAAGAGCAGTTCCGTAAGCATTCAGATTCACACTCACTTGTACTCATATTTCCTAAAATAATAGCATGATCCGGCAGTTTCATTTTCTCGAACTTTTCAAACCCTTCCCCTTTATCACATGTCAATGCCTTTTCCCGAACACAACCACCGGGCCAGTCCCCCTGAGCCGATTGTTTATGTAATTCGGTCCTAAAACCTTTCAAACACTTGCATTGTGACGAGAGGGGATCACTGTTTTTATCACAGGCTCCATATGGACCGCATGCAGcataaaaatcacatttattAATAGGTTCTTCCCATGCTTTAGACCATGTCTTAATTGTATCAAATTCAGTCCACAGCTGCAGATTTAACTCACCTGTTGGGCTTAAAACGACCCTCGGTTTTTAGAGAGCTATTTGACACACCAAAAGTAAGATCAATCTCATTAGCATCGAAATTGTAAGAAAGGAACCCTCCACTTTGATTTCTAAAGTATCTTTTAACCTCCTTGCCAAACTGAACAGCACTTCTCCAATATGTAGCATTTCCCTTCCAAATAATTAGCTTCAGGCTAAGCTTCATACTGGGCAACAATGTGTCAGAGGGATGATGGAAGCTCTGCCACAAAACGTCTTGTACAAATATTAGTCGAAGGTTTCCACTATCCATCAATACAGCAGTTGTGGCATTCATTGCAGAAGCTGGTATCGATGCATTAGACGACCAGACTTGTTTTCTAGTCATCCCATCTAACACCACAAGATTTCCATCAGCGCCAAGCATCAAAACACCCGGAGAATCAAGTGGGGATCCTCTGTTGGCAACCCATACTTTCGGTTTCTTTGGGATTGTGTTGTACCATATTCCAAGGAAGAATTTCTTAGAATTTTCAGGACTGAAGAAGCCTAATGCAAATGTTCCACCGGAAGAAATCAAGGTCTGGTCTGCGCTGAGAGATTCTTCTGGTACCAAGGTGTCTAGGCTTGTACAAACAGATGGGagaaacataaaaacacaaaggATCCACCCCATTCAGCTACAGAGAgacagaggaggaagaagaagaagaagaagaagtgatCAGCAATAATTTGTCACCACAACTAGTGAAAGTACACACCCTATTGCGAATGAGCGTCATTACTTTAGTCTCAAATTGCACTGTTCAAATGAATAGTGTTTGGATCCGAATTTCGTTTTATTTACGGCCATGCCATTGCTTCAAAGAATGGTCTTTGTGGGTTTGGGCTCCGGGTGGGGTTTATTTTGGTTGGCTACAATTGTTTTTGGCGGATGGGGATGGGGTTTGGGCACCGAATCACCGACAGATAGCAGGGGGTGACCTGCTGATTGTTTAATTCATCAGCAGTTTATTGTTTTGCCCGGCGGAAAAGTCCAGCCTTGGCGTATCCTCTGACTCAAATTTAAAAATGGTTTCTTGACTGTTTAGTTTGTTAAACAACATCCTTTCCTACCTTCTAAAgctcattttctttattttagcTCAGACCAACTCactccactctctctctctctctgattctGGGTTCCGTTCTGCCATTTTTGCTTCTGAAGAAACCTAATTGCAGGCTCGATTGAAATATGCATCAACTTGATTGATTATGCTGCTGTATTCTCTCTctgcatttttttctttttatccttTTAATGAGGCTTTATGCTGCTATACCAAAATGATGAAATATTCATTTTTAACGATAGTTTTATAATTGGGTATGTTTTAATTCGGAGTTTTAATTTGATCAGTGTGATTTTTTTGTGATTAGGAATTAGGACCTTGGTAACTTGGTTGATTAGGAATTTGTGTGTTTACCTCCTGATCAAACTTAGTTGGGAGCCATGAACACGAATATAAATATCTCGTTGCCCGACAATTTGATTGTCTACAAGATCCATCAAGTCACCGTACCATATCTGTTTCGTTCTCGCATTTACATATGCATAAGCTGTGCAAGAGCGGTTATGGAGGCATTCAGATTTACACTAGCTCGTAACTTTATTTTCTAGCATAATAGCATGATCTGGTAGTTTCACATCCTCCAACTTCGAGAACACTTCTCCGTTCGCACACCAGTACCTTTTCTGGAACACAACCACCGGACCAATCCCCCATATTCCATTGTTCTTGAAATTTTGGCCTAAAACCTATCAAACACTTGCATGGTGATGCGAGAGGTTCATTTTTCCTGTACTGCAGGCACCGTTTGGACCACAAGGAGCATAAAAATCACATCGACTAAGAGGCATGCTCCACCCTGAAAACCGTGTACTATGTGATCTGTCCACTTAAGTAGATCAATCCGCCCAGTTGGA encodes:
- the LOC137709193 gene encoding receptor-like serine/threonine-protein kinase SD1-8, with protein sequence MGWILCVFMFLPSVCTSLDTLVPEESLSADQTLISSGGTFALGFFSPENSKKFFLGIWYNTIPKKPKVWVANRGSPLDSPGVLMLGADGNLVVLDGMTRKQVWSSNASIPASAMNATTAVLMDSGNLRLIFVQDVLWQSFHHPSDTLLPSMKLSLKLIIWKGNATYWRSAVQFGKEVKRYFRNQSGGPTGELNLQLWTEFDTIKTWSKAWEEPINKCDFYAACGPYGACDKNSDPLSSQCKCLKGFRTELHKQSAQGDWPGGCVREKALTCDKGEGFEKFEKMKLPDHAIILGNMSTSECESECLRNCSCTAYAYSNVIEGGTVKCLTWLDDLTDLVENHWLGQTMYIRVHRSDQGGKGHVDKLSLVIPIVSTTAGLLTIIFGYLLWTKILRNEGSVGRSISESIRNFSLRGGKNDPELPLFSLRSIAAATNNFSEANKLGEGGFGPVYKGILIANEEVAIKRLSKKSGQGHQEFMNELKLIAKLQHTNLVRLLGCCIEDEEMMLIYEYMPNRSLDKFLFDSSEKTKLDWRTRFRILEGVAQGVLYIHKYSRLKIIHRDLKASNVLLDGTMKPKISDFGMAKIFGMDQTEANTNRVVGTFGYMSPEYALYGRFSEKLDVFSFGVLLLEIVSGKRNSAFHGSEDPLTLAGWAWKLWQEGRGIEVIDESLRETCQLDEALRCIHVGLLCVQEAPADRPTMSSVICMIQSNEATSLPPFKEPAFLIHKSACAVGSSRQTPASFSNNELTVSLPEGR